The following proteins come from a genomic window of Chryseobacterium glaciei:
- a CDS encoding nuclear transport factor 2 family protein: protein MDETTKKILNDHLTAFGENDLDKIMLDYTEESKVLTKDGVIRGLEDIRAFFSKLFEIIPTGSFFEMQQLSITQNVAHIIWNSKSSVAEIPFGTDTFFMENGKIKFHTVSTYITN, encoded by the coding sequence ATGGATGAAACAACGAAAAAAATATTAAATGATCATCTCACTGCTTTTGGTGAAAATGATCTCGATAAAATTATGCTTGATTATACAGAAGAATCAAAAGTTTTAACAAAAGATGGTGTTATCAGAGGACTTGAGGATATTAGAGCTTTTTTTTCGAAGCTTTTTGAAATCATTCCTACAGGTTCATTTTTTGAAATGCAACAGCTTTCTATTACACAAAATGTTGCCCATATTATCTGGAACAGCAAATCTTCAGTTGCAGAGATACCTTTTGGAACAGACACCTTTTTTATGGAAAATGGCAAAATAAAATTCCATACGGTTTCAACGTATATTACTAATTAA
- a CDS encoding DUF3817 domain-containing protein produces the protein MINLFKTKIGRLRILAILEGISLLTLVFIAVPLKYGMENPALVKMMGPIHGTLFLLFLFNTLSVGVEQHWKFKETTWKVILACFIPFGTFYIDYKILSKL, from the coding sequence ATGATAAATTTATTTAAAACAAAAATCGGACGATTAAGAATTCTTGCTATTTTGGAAGGAATCTCTTTATTAACCTTAGTATTCATTGCAGTTCCATTAAAATACGGAATGGAAAATCCTGCTTTAGTTAAAATGATGGGACCTATCCATGGAACTCTATTCCTGCTTTTTCTTTTCAATACACTGAGTGTTGGTGTAGAGCAACATTGGAAGTTTAAAGAAACAACCTGGAAAGTAATTTTGGCGTGTTTTATTCCGTTTGGAACCTTTTATATTGATTATAAAATATTAAGCAAACTATGA
- a CDS encoding rhodanese-like domain-containing protein has product MKSILIFCGIVLTVYVVYRIYRYQTLENGLEKLIKNGAVILDVRTEKEYAMGHIDGSLNISLGEIRERYIELDSNKTYITVCSHGLRSVKVEHILKEKGFKKVCNGGAWSDLQKSLK; this is encoded by the coding sequence ATGAAAAGTATATTAATTTTTTGCGGAATTGTTCTTACTGTATATGTTGTTTATCGCATTTACAGATACCAAACATTAGAAAATGGCTTAGAAAAGCTGATTAAAAACGGAGCCGTCATTTTAGATGTAAGAACCGAAAAAGAATATGCAATGGGACATATCGATGGATCTTTGAATATTTCTTTAGGAGAGATCAGAGAAAGATACATAGAACTGGATTCAAATAAAACTTATATCACCGTCTGTTCACACGGACTTCGAAGTGTAAAAGTTGAACATATTTTAAAGGAAAAAGGCTTTAAAAAGGTTTGCAATGGCGGTGCCTGGAGTGATCTGCAGAAAAGTCTTAAATAA
- a CDS encoding TetR/AcrR family transcriptional regulator — protein sequence MKKSEATRLNILRKAFELIYEKGYQTTSVDEIIATTQVTKGAFYYHFKTKDEMGLAIINELMRSSFQDTFIDPFQVSANPLDTIYNLMENILMENEFLKVEYGCPTSNFTQEMAPWNIGFTKALNKLSSEWENAMIEAIEKGKKNGEVNQGVNAKGVAVFVMSGYWGIRNLGKLENSKSIYLVYLKQLKSYFDSLR from the coding sequence ATGAAAAAGTCGGAAGCAACCCGTTTAAATATTCTACGAAAAGCATTTGAATTGATCTATGAAAAAGGCTATCAAACTACGAGCGTAGATGAAATTATTGCGACCACTCAGGTTACAAAAGGCGCTTTCTATTATCATTTTAAAACTAAAGATGAGATGGGATTGGCAATCATTAATGAACTGATGAGATCTTCTTTTCAGGATACTTTTATTGATCCTTTTCAGGTTTCGGCAAATCCGTTAGACACAATTTATAATCTAATGGAAAATATTTTGATGGAAAATGAATTTTTAAAAGTTGAATATGGCTGCCCCACTTCCAATTTTACACAGGAAATGGCTCCGTGGAATATTGGATTTACCAAAGCGCTGAACAAACTTTCATCAGAATGGGAAAACGCAATGATTGAAGCTATTGAAAAAGGGAAAAAAAATGGAGAGGTAAATCAGGGTGTCAATGCAAAAGGAGTTGCTGTTTTTGTGATGTCCGGATATTGGGGAATAAGAAATTTAGGGAAATTAGAAAATTCAAAATCAATTTATCTTGTTTATTTAAAGCAACTTAAGTCTTATTTTGATTCGTTAAGATAA
- a CDS encoding NADPH-dependent F420 reductase yields MTTNSKVAVIGLGNIGQAVAGNFAKSNTSFIAADRNVEKAKELAVKWNAKPNDIATAVKDADIVILAIPFETIGGFLKDYSTDLEGKIIVDPSNPIAPDENGGFKKIVGENESAGEINSSYLPKNAKLVKAFGTLGAASLAGSSYQTPEKAVLFYANNDETIDTEIEKLIQDNGFDALKIGGLDQSIRIEVFGDLHEFGALGKTVTIEEAKQKI; encoded by the coding sequence ATGACAACAAATTCAAAAGTAGCCGTTATCGGTTTAGGAAACATCGGACAGGCAGTTGCCGGAAATTTTGCAAAATCAAATACCAGCTTTATCGCCGCTGATAGAAATGTCGAAAAAGCAAAAGAACTTGCTGTAAAATGGAATGCAAAACCCAATGATATCGCAACCGCTGTAAAAGATGCAGACATTGTAATTTTGGCAATTCCATTTGAAACAATTGGTGGATTTTTAAAGGACTATTCAACAGATTTAGAAGGAAAAATCATTGTAGATCCATCAAATCCTATTGCTCCAGATGAAAATGGAGGTTTCAAAAAAATTGTAGGAGAAAATGAATCTGCAGGAGAAATTAATTCTTCTTATTTACCCAAAAATGCAAAATTGGTTAAAGCATTCGGAACTTTAGGTGCTGCATCTTTAGCAGGATCTTCTTATCAAACTCCTGAAAAAGCCGTTTTATTTTACGCAAATAACGATGAAACTATTGATACTGAAATTGAAAAATTAATTCAAGATAATGGTTTTGATGCTTTAAAAATAGGAGGGCTGGATCAATCCATCAGAATTGAGGTTTTTGGAGATCTTCATGAGTTTGGCGCATTAGGAAAAACCGTAACAATTGAAGAAGCAAAGCAAAAAATTTAA
- a CDS encoding MFS transporter: MNYQNEININPDPQIIKKKKLPAALWALTISAFGIGTTEFVIVGLLPTVASDLNISIPSAGLLVSLYAIGVAIGAPILTALTGKVPRKALLISIMLLFVIGNGLASIAPGFITLVLARILTGFAHGVYFSIGSTIAASLVPEEKRATAISIMFAGLTLAIVTGVPLGTFIGQHFGWRATFIGVAILGIIGLIASTLLIPKNLQKGKTASLKQQLKVLTNRRLIFAFLMTAMGYGGTFVVFTYLSPILQEITGFKESVVTIILLIYGIAIALGNLIGGKVANKNPLKVLLWMFATQGLVLLAFYFTVNSPILSIITLFFLGALSFATVPGLQLLVVQIAEKELPGTEDVASGINIAAFNIGIAIGSYSGGLIVTSALGIESTPWIGALFLLVTVLITMYSIRISKNKLK, from the coding sequence ATGAACTATCAAAATGAGATCAATATCAATCCTGATCCTCAAATCATAAAAAAGAAAAAACTGCCTGCAGCACTTTGGGCATTAACGATAAGTGCTTTCGGAATCGGAACGACAGAGTTTGTCATTGTAGGACTGCTTCCAACCGTTGCCAGTGACCTGAATATTTCCATTCCATCAGCAGGACTCTTGGTAAGTTTATACGCTATCGGAGTTGCCATTGGAGCTCCCATTTTAACAGCTTTAACAGGAAAAGTACCAAGAAAAGCATTATTAATATCCATCATGCTGCTTTTTGTCATCGGAAATGGGTTAGCTTCAATTGCTCCCGGATTTATTACTTTAGTATTGGCGAGAATCTTAACAGGATTTGCTCACGGGGTTTATTTTTCCATCGGATCTACGATTGCCGCCTCTTTGGTTCCTGAGGAAAAAAGAGCAACAGCAATATCCATCATGTTTGCAGGATTAACGTTGGCGATTGTAACCGGTGTTCCGCTGGGAACTTTTATTGGGCAACATTTTGGATGGAGAGCCACTTTTATCGGAGTCGCAATTTTAGGAATTATAGGATTAATAGCAAGTACACTTTTGATTCCGAAAAACTTACAAAAAGGAAAAACAGCATCTTTAAAACAACAATTAAAAGTTTTAACCAACAGACGTTTAATTTTTGCCTTCTTAATGACTGCAATGGGATATGGCGGAACTTTTGTTGTGTTTACGTATTTATCGCCTATTTTACAGGAGATTACAGGATTTAAAGAATCAGTCGTAACGATTATTTTATTGATTTACGGAATTGCGATTGCATTAGGAAATTTAATCGGCGGGAAAGTAGCCAACAAAAATCCGTTGAAAGTATTACTTTGGATGTTTGCTACGCAAGGCTTGGTTTTATTGGCATTTTATTTCACGGTAAACAGTCCGATTTTGAGTATCATTACGCTTTTCTTTTTAGGGGCATTATCATTTGCTACCGTTCCCGGATTGCAACTTTTGGTCGTTCAGATTGCCGAAAAAGAATTGCCCGGAACGGAAGATGTTGCTTCAGGAATCAACATCGCTGCTTTTAATATTGGGATCGCGATTGGTTCATATTCAGGAGGTTTGATTGTAACTTCAGCATTAGGAATAGAAAGTACGCCGTGGATCGGAGCTTTATTTCTTCTCGTAACTGTTTTAATTACAATGTATAGCATCCGTATTTCTAAAAATAAATTGAAGTAA
- a CDS encoding Crp/Fnr family transcriptional regulator → MKENLLQASVEPLIDYFNQLIPLNSEEKKLVTELFKSRLYRKRQYVLQEGDICNQFNFIVRGCLRMYKIDEKGNTHIIQFAPENWWMIDIGSFHKRTPSELSIDAIEDTMVLQISHEDLIKLYISAPKFDRIFRVLIENSFVTLQNRLLQNISSTAEERYLSFMETYSHLSNRLPQIQIASFLGITPEFLSRLRNRLVKSKS, encoded by the coding sequence ATGAAAGAAAATCTTTTACAAGCTTCTGTAGAACCTTTGATTGATTATTTTAATCAACTTATTCCATTAAATTCGGAAGAAAAAAAGCTTGTAACAGAACTTTTCAAATCAAGATTGTATCGTAAAAGACAATATGTTTTGCAGGAAGGAGATATTTGTAACCAGTTCAATTTCATCGTTCGTGGATGTTTAAGAATGTATAAAATTGATGAAAAAGGAAATACCCATATCATACAATTTGCTCCCGAAAACTGGTGGATGATCGATATTGGAAGTTTCCATAAAAGGACTCCTTCAGAATTGAGCATAGACGCTATCGAAGACACTATGGTATTGCAAATCAGTCATGAAGATCTTATCAAATTATATATTTCAGCTCCAAAATTTGACCGTATTTTTAGAGTTTTAATAGAAAATAGTTTTGTTACCCTTCAAAATCGGTTGCTTCAAAATATCAGTTCTACGGCAGAAGAACGGTATCTTTCTTTTATGGAAACCTATTCTCATTTATCCAATCGCCTTCCACAAATACAGATTGCTTCTTTTTTAGGCATCACTCCAGAATTTCTGAGCAGACTGAGAAACAGACTCGTAAAGTCAAAGTCTTAA
- a CDS encoding ABC transporter ATP-binding protein → MIKAKNIHKSYGNLEVLKGVDIHIKTGEVVSIVGESGAGKSTLLQILGTLDSPSNSNKYDTEISMAGESFINMNDKQLSKFRNQNIGFVFQFHQLLPEFTALENVLLPTKIAGANEKESLEKAYALFEDLKIEQRLQHKPNQLSGGEAQRVAVARALINSPKIIFADEPTGNLDSKNADDLHRLFFDLRDKYNQTFVIVTHNPNLAEITDRKLVMKDGMIIE, encoded by the coding sequence ATGATTAAAGCAAAAAATATCCATAAATCTTATGGGAATTTAGAAGTATTAAAAGGGGTTGATATTCATATCAAAACTGGAGAGGTTGTTTCTATTGTTGGAGAATCAGGTGCAGGAAAATCTACTTTACTGCAGATCTTGGGAACATTGGATTCGCCTTCGAACTCTAATAAATATGATACAGAGATCTCAATGGCAGGGGAGTCATTTATTAATATGAATGACAAACAGCTTTCTAAATTCAGAAACCAGAATATTGGTTTTGTATTTCAGTTTCATCAGTTGTTGCCGGAATTTACAGCATTGGAAAACGTACTGTTGCCTACGAAAATCGCCGGAGCCAACGAAAAAGAATCATTGGAAAAGGCCTATGCTTTGTTTGAAGATCTAAAAATCGAACAAAGATTACAGCATAAACCCAACCAATTATCGGGTGGAGAAGCGCAAAGGGTTGCGGTCGCCAGAGCGTTAATTAACTCTCCTAAAATCATCTTTGCAGATGAACCAACAGGTAACTTAGATTCAAAAAATGCAGATGATTTACACAGATTATTTTTTGATTTAAGAGATAAATACAATCAAACATTTGTGATTGTAACCCATAACCCGAATCTTGCGGAAATTACCGACAGAAAATTAGTCATGAAAGACGGAATGATCATCGAGTAA
- a CDS encoding murein L,D-transpeptidase catalytic domain-containing protein yields MMKNFIFLFLFIISCSKFESQANNVVDYLPKSKISEIKNYIKGKNYNQDLAVFINFKIHSGKYRYFVYDLKNDKMLQKAIVAHGEGSVVSSSNNLQFSNVDGSHQSSLGKYEIRESYNGKFGKAYRLDGLDETNSNARPRAIVLHSYYCVPDKESINPACLSFGCLMLSKDAFNETAKYIDQSKQPIILYAFY; encoded by the coding sequence ATGATGAAAAACTTTATTTTTTTATTCCTTTTTATTATTTCCTGTTCAAAATTTGAATCTCAGGCTAATAATGTTGTTGATTATCTTCCAAAATCAAAAATTTCGGAGATTAAAAACTATATTAAGGGGAAAAATTATAATCAGGATTTGGCAGTTTTCATCAATTTTAAAATTCATTCCGGAAAATATAGATATTTCGTTTATGATCTGAAAAATGATAAAATGTTACAGAAAGCGATTGTTGCTCATGGTGAAGGCTCTGTAGTTTCTAGCTCAAATAATTTACAATTCAGTAATGTTGATGGTTCTCACCAATCATCTTTAGGGAAATACGAAATTCGCGAAAGCTATAACGGGAAATTCGGAAAAGCGTACCGTTTAGACGGGCTTGATGAAACAAACAGCAACGCAAGACCAAGAGCAATCGTTCTCCATTCCTATTATTGTGTTCCGGATAAAGAATCGATAAATCCAGCTTGTTTAAGTTTTGGCTGTCTAATGCTTTCAAAAGATGCATTCAACGAAACGGCAAAATACATCGATCAATCAAAACAACCCATTATTTTATACGCATTCTATTAA